The following coding sequences are from one Dreissena polymorpha isolate Duluth1 chromosome 8, UMN_Dpol_1.0, whole genome shotgun sequence window:
- the LOC127840680 gene encoding uncharacterized protein LOC127840680 — MKRVASTRRTRKPSVGLLGYIMPSLHNAYLKVKDSGLPVRTVAKQYGVPHTTLWDRVKGVIDPECLKPGPAPLFSQEEEDKLVDHVKTMAALGYGYTISEVVASATNYAVFLGKRPNDKPLSVKRFKGFQQRWPELRVVRPRALSNYRAEATSEANVHEYFNNLMSVVEKHDLHNKPECVYNIDEQGIQTEHTPPFIISGTLKAPAVTSSRSCVTTIIGCGNALGTQLPPFFVFKGKRLNADLLQGSTQGSSGCMSDSVWSNSAVFLHYMDTHFLRYVQRVDKSQPILVLLDGHKSHINVPVLDWAKKNNIILFILPAHTSHVLQPLDVGCFGPLQKIYNSMCHRFIRENPSTKITRYNVAPLGSAAYVAALSVENLRSAFKKSGVFPVDESAVSKEHFTTSLPYVAAPSVPEINKNMHERNPDVFFYEAEVVINKKKEFNNAKKKNNILEFTSGKEITDPIIEQKLRERAETTNEQKNKQQTEQSNKHSKLMPTKETVSQTRNKQLKKKQSTKQHTYPEPGPSHLNTDVESSEDEDDDETCCVCSLFQPKELANCVSLIFVKWAKCDFDNCSHWVHLQFCTATNVVRRNDPFYCPCHNIAEE, encoded by the exons atgaagcgagttgcctccacgaGGCGCACGAGGAAACCgagcgtgggactacttggatATATTATGCCAT CTCTTCACAATGCATACCTTAAAGTAAAAGACAGTGGCTTGCCAGTAAGAACTGTTGCAAAACAGTATGGTGTTCCTCATACTACACTATGGGACCGTGTGAAAGGGGTTATTGACCCTGAATGCCTCAAACCCGGACCAGCTCCACTCTTCTCTCAGGAAGAAGAGGACAAACTAGTTGACCATGTCAAGACAATGGCTGCCCTTGGGTATGGTTATACCATCAGTGAAGTTGTAGCAAGTGCTACAAACTATGCAGTGTTCCTTGGTAAAAGGCCAAATGATAAACCTTTGTCTGTGAAAAGGTTTAAGGGTTTCCAGCAGCGATGGCCTGAGTTGCGAGTTGTTCGTCCGAGGGCACTGTCCAACTACAGAGCTGAAGCCACATCAGAGGCCAATGTTCATGAATATTTCAACAATTTGATGAgcgttgttgaaaaacatgacctccACAACAAACCTGAGTGTGTCTATAACATTGACGAACAAGGTATCCAAACAGAGCATACCCCACCATTCATAATAAGTGGCACATTGAAGGCACCAGCAGTTACTTCGTCAAGGTCCTGTGTTACAACAATAATTGGATGTGGAAACGCATTAGGCACACAGCTTCCaccattctttgttttcaaagggAAACGCCTGAATGCAGATCTGTTACAAGGGTCTACACAAGGGTCATCAGGGTGTATGTCTGACAGTGTCTGGTCAAATTCAGCTGTGTTTTTACACTACATGGACACCCATTTCCTCAGATATGTGCAAAGAGTGGACAAGTCACAGCCTATCCTTGTTCTGCTTGATGGTCATAAAAGCCACATAAATGTTCCAGTGCTGGATTGGGCAAAGAAGAATAACATTATTCTATTCATCTTACCGGCCCACACAAGCCATGTCCTTCAACCCCTTGATGTGGGTTGTTTTGGACCCCTTCAAAAAATCTACAACTCCATGTGTCACAGATTTATCAGAGAAAATCCCTCTACAAAAATAACAAGGTACAATGTTGCTCCTCTTGGATCTGCTGCATACGTAGCAGCATTGTCTGTGGAAAATCTTCGATCTGCCTTCAAGAAATCAGGTGTTTTTCCTGTTGACGAGTCAGCTGTTAGCAAGGAGCATTTTACCACTTCGCTACCATATGTTGCTGCACCATCTGTTcctgaaatcaacaaaaacatgcatgaaagAAATCCTGATGTTTTCTTCTATGAAGCAGAAGTTGTCATTAACAAAAAGAAAGAATTCAacaatgcaaagaaaaagaaTAACATTCTTGAATTTACATCTGGCAAAGAAATAACAGATCCGATAATTGAACAGAAACTCAGGGAAAGAGCTGAAACAACAAATGAACAGAAAAACAAGCAACAAACTGAACAATCCAACAAACATTCGAAGCTTATGCCCACAAAAGAAACAGTTTCACAAACAAGGAAcaaacaactgaaaaaaaaacaatcaacaaaacaacacactTACCCAGAGCCTGGACCCTCCCATCTAAACACTGATGTTGAATCCtctgaagatgaagatgatgatgaaacttGTTGTGTATGCAGCCTCTTTCAGCCAAAAGAACTTGCTAACTGCGTATCATTGATATTTGTAAAGTGGGCCAAGTGTGACTTTGATAACTGTAGCCACTGGGTGCACTTGCAGTTTTGCACAGCCACAAATGTTGTTAGGAGAAATGACCCGTTCTATTGTCCTTGCCACAATATTGCAGAggaatag